A single Lactuca sativa cultivar Salinas chromosome 8, Lsat_Salinas_v11, whole genome shotgun sequence DNA region contains:
- the LOC122195346 gene encoding uncharacterized protein LOC122195346, whose product METIIACANEEIARKIDEALYLKSLLTKTIKERDEFRFKCQILVSKNLVLQQEIQKLEANLSSFVRVARTSYIEDDPIAQVVSSLASNENSTKTQLTDQIPLLSLPPPPSQSLTDVIDNVVLTKRLPEKGKFLHAMMKSGPLLQNLLLVGHLPQWRNPPPKLNSIKIPQVTIPSPFMRVHGFDFPQSPTPRIKKMFTDHH is encoded by the coding sequence ATGGAAACAATAATTGCTTGTGCGAACGAAGAGATTGCTAGAAAAATAGATGAAGCATTGTATCTCAAAAGCCTATTAACAAAAACCATTAAGGAAAGAGATGAATTTCGATTCAAATGCCAAATACTAGTTTCAAAAAATCTCGTTCTTCAACAAGAAATTCAAAAACTCGAAGCCAATCTTTCTTCTTTTGTAAGAGTTGCTCGCACTAGTTACATAGAAGATGACCCTATTGCACAAGTTGTTTCTTCTTTGGCCTCTAATGAAAATTCTACTAAAACCCAATTAACCGATCAAATTCCGTTACtgtcactaccaccaccaccatcacaatCATTAACAGATGTCATTGATAATGTAGTACTAACAAAAAGGTTACCAGAGAAAGGCAAGTTCTTGCACGCCATGATGAAATCAGGCCCTCTACTTCAAAACCTTCTTCTTGTAGGTCATCTTCCACAGTGGCGAAACCCACCACCAAAACTTAATTCAATCAAGATCCCACAAGTAACCATTCCATCACCATTTATGAGAGTGCATGGCTTTGATTTTCCTCAATCACCAACACCAAGAATCAAAAAGATGTTCACGGATCACCATTGA